A portion of the Manihot esculenta cultivar AM560-2 chromosome 2, M.esculenta_v8, whole genome shotgun sequence genome contains these proteins:
- the LOC122722129 gene encoding protein argonaute 1-like, translating to MVNGGTVNNWICVNFSLNVQDSVARGFCYELAQMCHISGMAFNPEPVLPPISGRPEQVEEVLKTRYHDAMTKLQPQGKELDLLIVILPDNNGSLYGDLKRICETDLGLVSQCCLTKHVFRMSKQYLANVALKINVKVGGRNTVLVDAISRRIPLVSDRPTYFWC from the exons atggttAATGGAGGAACAGTGAACAATTGGATATGCGTAAATTTTTCTCTGAATGTTCAAGACAGTGTAGCCCGTGGATTTTGTTATGAACTTGCGCAAATGTGTCACATATCAGGCATG GCTTTTAATCCTGAGCCGGTACTTCCTCCAATCAGTGGTCGTCCAGAGCAGGTAGAGGAGGTCTTGAAAACTCGTTATCATGATGCCATGACAAAGCTTCAGCCCCAGGGCAAGGAACTTGACCTTCTTATTGTAATTCTCCCTGATAATAATGGTTCCCTTTATG GTGATTTGAAACGGATATGtgagacagatcttggccttgtTTCTCAGTGTTGTTTAACAAAGCATGTATTCAGAATGAGTAAGCAGTATTTGGCCAATGTGGCTTTGAAGATAAATGTGAAGGTTGGAGGAAGAAATACTGTACTTGTTGATGCAATATCAAGGCGCATTCCTTTAGTCAGCGACCGGCCCACTTATTTTTGGTGCTGA